A single region of the Kocuria rosea genome encodes:
- the rnc gene encoding ribonuclease III, protein MTSTATPQDLLERLGVDIDAGTLRLALTHRSYAYEHEGQGHNERLEFLGDSVLGLAVTDEIFHRYPDDSEGNLAKIRSAVVSTRTLADLARSLDVGPHIRLGKGEVRTNGHEKASILADTMEALIGAVYVSTGLDAARAFVLRLVVPLLEDGFMMSEGRDWKTEIQELAAARALGPVRYAVEGTGPDHDRRYEAHVLVGGQDHGTGTGTTKKEAERSAAAQAYATLVARRGG, encoded by the coding sequence GTGACCTCCACCGCGACACCTCAGGACCTGCTGGAGCGTCTCGGCGTCGACATCGACGCCGGGACGCTTCGTCTTGCCCTGACCCACCGCTCCTACGCGTACGAGCACGAGGGGCAGGGCCACAACGAGCGGCTCGAGTTCCTCGGGGACTCCGTGCTGGGTCTCGCGGTCACCGACGAGATCTTCCACCGCTACCCCGACGACTCCGAGGGCAACCTCGCGAAGATCCGCTCGGCCGTGGTCAGCACCCGCACGCTCGCCGACCTCGCCCGGTCCCTGGACGTGGGCCCCCACATCCGGCTGGGCAAGGGCGAGGTGCGCACCAACGGGCACGAGAAGGCCTCGATCCTCGCCGACACCATGGAGGCGCTGATCGGCGCCGTGTACGTGAGCACCGGCCTCGACGCGGCCCGGGCCTTCGTGCTGCGGCTCGTGGTGCCCCTGCTCGAGGACGGCTTCATGATGAGCGAGGGCCGGGACTGGAAGACCGAGATCCAGGAGCTGGCGGCGGCCCGCGCCCTGGGCCCCGTGCGCTACGCCGTGGAGGGCACGGGCCCCGACCACGACCGCCGCTACGAGGCGCACGTGCTCGTCGGCGGTCAGGACCACGGCACGGGCACCGGCACCACCAAGAAGGAGGCCGAGCGCTCCGCCGCGGCGCAGGCCTACGCGACCCTGGTGGCCCGCCGCGGTGGCTGA
- the rsmD gene encoding 16S rRNA (guanine(966)-N(2))-methyltransferase RsmD, with the protein MSRIIAGAAGGLRLQSVPGRDTRPTTDRVKESLFARLEAWGMLRDARVLDLFAGSGALGCEAASRGAAAVTLVERHAGAARVCRANAATVHRALGREDVVTVRHGAVGGYLADPAEGPWDLVLADPPYPLPEAELAAVLAPLVGRLREGGVLVVERSTRSPEPGWPAGLRRFEQKRHGETTVWFAETDVTSPASPGAPD; encoded by the coding sequence ATGAGCAGGATCATCGCCGGGGCCGCCGGGGGGCTGCGCCTGCAGTCCGTGCCGGGCCGGGACACCCGGCCCACCACCGACCGGGTCAAGGAGTCCCTCTTCGCGCGGCTCGAGGCGTGGGGCATGCTCCGGGACGCCAGGGTCCTCGACCTCTTCGCGGGCTCCGGGGCCCTCGGCTGCGAGGCCGCGAGCCGCGGCGCGGCCGCCGTGACCCTCGTGGAGCGGCACGCGGGCGCGGCGCGGGTCTGCCGCGCCAACGCCGCGACGGTCCACCGGGCCCTCGGGCGCGAGGACGTCGTCACGGTCCGGCACGGGGCGGTGGGCGGCTACCTCGCGGATCCCGCCGAGGGGCCGTGGGACCTCGTGCTGGCCGACCCGCCCTACCCCCTGCCGGAGGCGGAGCTCGCCGCGGTCCTCGCCCCGCTGGTGGGCCGGCTGCGGGAGGGCGGGGTGCTCGTGGTCGAGCGCTCCACCCGGTCCCCGGAGCCCGGCTGGCCGGCCGGGCTGCGCCGCTTCGAGCAGAAGCGGCACGGGGAGACCACCGTGTGGTTCGCCGAGACGGACGTCACATCGCCCGCGTCCCCCGGCGCGCCGGACTGA
- a CDS encoding aminotransferase class I/II-fold pyridoxal phosphate-dependent enzyme, with the protein MDATDAAVPSTHTSGPPWERMARGGGLLTGTGELTGTVFEEMSRLAARTGAINLGQGFPDVDGPREMLDAAAAALHGGGNQYSPVAGLPLLQEAVAAHQHRFYGIDLDPASGVVVTVGASEGLAASLLAFLRPGDEVVVFEPHYDLYGAVVEFAGARLVTVPLEPPHFSPDLDRLAAAFGPRTRMVILNDPHNPTGTVFDDAVLARVAGLAAEHDCVVVTDEVYEHLRYAGGHRPLAALPGAFERTLTVSSVGKSFSVTGWRVGWVSGPAHLVGPVRATKAYLTHSAATPLQIGAATALGLPDGFYDRLTEDFRRRRDVLVRGLAAAGAEPFEPQGTFFVVADVRGLCERYGVEDAAHLAPVLAERAGVVGVPVPALASAEHRERYASWMRFSFGKRLDVLERAGRQLAG; encoded by the coding sequence ATGGATGCCACCGACGCCGCCGTCCCGTCCACGCACACGTCCGGCCCCCCGTGGGAGCGGATGGCCCGCGGGGGCGGTCTGCTGACCGGCACCGGGGAGCTCACCGGGACCGTCTTCGAGGAGATGTCACGGCTGGCCGCGCGCACGGGCGCGATCAACCTGGGCCAGGGCTTCCCGGACGTCGACGGCCCGCGGGAGATGCTCGACGCCGCGGCGGCCGCACTGCACGGCGGCGGCAACCAGTACTCGCCGGTGGCGGGTCTGCCGCTGCTGCAGGAGGCCGTCGCCGCGCACCAGCACCGGTTCTACGGGATCGACCTGGACCCGGCCTCCGGGGTGGTCGTGACCGTGGGCGCGTCCGAGGGGCTGGCCGCGAGCCTGCTCGCGTTCCTGCGCCCCGGGGACGAGGTGGTCGTGTTCGAGCCGCACTACGACCTCTACGGCGCCGTGGTGGAGTTCGCCGGCGCGCGGCTGGTCACGGTCCCCCTCGAGCCGCCGCACTTCTCCCCCGACCTCGACCGCCTCGCCGCGGCCTTCGGGCCCCGCACCCGCATGGTGATCCTCAACGACCCGCACAACCCGACCGGGACGGTGTTCGACGACGCCGTCCTGGCCCGCGTGGCCGGACTCGCCGCCGAGCACGACTGCGTGGTGGTGACCGACGAGGTCTACGAGCACCTGCGCTACGCCGGCGGGCACCGGCCGCTCGCCGCGCTGCCGGGGGCCTTCGAACGGACCCTCACCGTGTCCTCCGTGGGCAAGTCCTTCTCGGTCACGGGCTGGCGGGTGGGCTGGGTCAGCGGGCCGGCGCACCTCGTGGGCCCGGTGCGCGCCACGAAGGCCTATCTCACGCACAGCGCCGCCACGCCGCTGCAGATCGGGGCGGCCACCGCCCTGGGCCTGCCGGACGGGTTCTACGACCGGCTCACGGAGGACTTCCGGCGGCGGCGCGACGTGCTCGTGCGGGGCCTGGCCGCGGCGGGCGCCGAGCCGTTCGAGCCGCAGGGCACGTTCTTCGTCGTGGCGGACGTCCGCGGCCTGTGCGAGCGGTACGGGGTCGAGGACGCCGCGCACCTGGCGCCGGTGCTGGCCGAGCGGGCCGGTGTGGTGGGCGTGCCCGTGCCGGCCCTCGCCTCCGCGGAGCACCGGGAGCGCTACGCGTCCTGGATGCGCTTCTCGTTCGGCAAGCGCCTGGACGTTTTGGAGCGGGCCGGGCGGCAGCTGGCCGGCTGA
- a CDS encoding YceD family protein produces MRRLEEVVPAPENFGNALIGAPEGSDIDLDLRLESVHDGILVSGTAAVAIHGECSRCLDPIDYDLDVDVQELYVFDPAADGGEDSEDDQMYEVQDETIDLEPMLRDAVITQLPFQPVCREDCQGLCAQCGARLEDDPGHHHEVLDPRWSALSGLLEQDTSTQTTEPREER; encoded by the coding sequence ATGCGACGCCTGGAAGAAGTTGTGCCCGCGCCGGAGAACTTCGGCAACGCACTCATCGGCGCCCCGGAGGGCTCGGACATCGACCTGGACCTCCGGCTGGAATCCGTCCACGACGGGATCCTGGTGTCCGGCACGGCCGCCGTGGCCATCCACGGCGAGTGCAGCCGGTGCCTCGACCCGATCGACTACGATCTGGACGTCGACGTGCAGGAGCTCTACGTCTTCGACCCCGCCGCCGACGGCGGGGAGGACTCCGAGGACGACCAGATGTATGAAGTTCAGGACGAGACCATCGACCTCGAGCCCATGCTTCGGGACGCAGTGATCACGCAGCTGCCGTTCCAACCGGTGTGCCGGGAGGACTGCCAGGGGTTGTGCGCCCAGTGCGGCGCGCGCCTGGAGGACGACCCGGGACACCACCACGAGGTGCTCGATCCTCGCTGGAGCGCCCTGTCGGGGCTGCTCGAGCAGGACACCTCGACCCAGACGACCGAACCGAGAGAAGAGAGATAG
- a CDS encoding wax ester/triacylglycerol synthase domain-containing protein: protein MGMQCRRARTGERISALDEANLRVERRGVPMHVAALALLEAGPLLDAGGRVRLAEVREHVERRTRDVWPLRRLLTRPGGGRPVWLDDPVFDVSRHVRSRPVPPPGDEESLLRVCAGIAAVPLPRDRPLWELWLLPGLAGGRVGLLIRWHHVLADGLAALTLLAPLFDPEPGGAPRAPDAPDRPGTGGPPPVSATARAPARTPARAAARLLGAAAQVRGALAEGRAPALSLNRPVGARRRAVLVRADLAAVRELAHRHGGTVNDVVLTAVAGGARRLLAARGELAGVPELKVSVAASVRAAGDPAGGNRAGVRVVAVPVDEPDPVAGLRRIAATTSRQRTRPPYRPGGRLAQRWMVRVMDRQRLVNVLLSNVRGPAAPLLFAGAPVLELFQLGAVQGNLALAVGVVSYTGTLGIDVVADADVVPDLPVFVEGLAGTLVRLGAGPPP, encoded by the coding sequence ATGGGCATGCAGTGCCGCCGGGCGCGGACCGGGGAGCGGATCAGCGCCCTGGACGAGGCCAACCTCCGCGTGGAGCGGCGCGGGGTGCCCATGCACGTCGCGGCCCTGGCCCTCCTGGAGGCCGGTCCCCTCCTCGATGCCGGCGGGCGCGTCCGGCTGGCGGAGGTGCGGGAGCACGTCGAGCGGCGCACCCGGGACGTCTGGCCGCTTCGCCGGCTGCTCACCCGCCCCGGGGGCGGACGCCCCGTGTGGCTCGACGACCCGGTCTTCGACGTCTCCCGGCACGTGCGCAGCCGTCCGGTGCCGCCGCCCGGGGACGAGGAGAGCCTGCTCCGGGTGTGCGCCGGGATCGCCGCCGTCCCGCTGCCCCGGGACCGGCCCCTGTGGGAGCTGTGGCTGCTCCCCGGCCTCGCCGGCGGCCGGGTCGGCCTGCTGATCCGGTGGCACCATGTGCTCGCCGACGGTCTCGCGGCCCTGACCCTGCTCGCGCCCCTGTTCGATCCGGAGCCCGGCGGCGCCCCGCGCGCCCCGGACGCGCCGGATCGCCCGGGGACGGGCGGCCCGCCGCCCGTTTCTGCCACGGCCCGCGCTCCGGCCCGCACTCCGGCCCGCGCCGCTGCCCGCCTGCTCGGCGCCGCGGCCCAGGTCCGCGGCGCGCTCGCGGAGGGCCGCGCCCCGGCGCTGTCCCTCAACCGGCCCGTGGGCGCGCGGCGCCGGGCCGTGCTGGTGCGCGCCGACCTGGCGGCGGTCCGGGAGCTGGCCCACCGGCACGGCGGGACGGTCAACGACGTGGTGCTCACCGCCGTGGCGGGCGGCGCCCGGCGGCTGCTGGCCGCGCGCGGCGAGCTGGCCGGCGTGCCGGAGCTGAAGGTGTCGGTGGCCGCCTCCGTGCGCGCGGCGGGGGACCCCGCCGGCGGCAACCGGGCCGGTGTGCGCGTCGTGGCCGTGCCCGTCGACGAGCCCGACCCGGTGGCCGGGCTGCGGCGGATCGCGGCCACCACCTCCCGGCAGCGGACCCGTCCGCCGTACCGGCCGGGCGGCCGCCTGGCCCAGCGCTGGATGGTCCGGGTCATGGACCGGCAGCGGCTCGTCAACGTGCTGCTCAGCAACGTGCGCGGCCCCGCGGCGCCCCTGCTCTTCGCGGGGGCACCGGTGCTCGAGCTGTTCCAGCTCGGCGCCGTGCAGGGCAACCTGGCCCTCGCCGTGGGCGTCGTCTCCTACACGGGGACCCTGGGCATCGACGTGGTGGCCGACGCCGACGTGGTGCCGGACCTCCCGGTGTTCGTCGAGGGGCTGGCCGGGACCCTCGTGCGCCTCGGCGCCGGGCCGCCGCCCTGA
- a CDS encoding NAD(P)-dependent alcohol dehydrogenase encodes MRTVNAYAAPSAGAPLVPTTLERRDLGAHDVLIEIKYAGICHSDLHTVQGDWGPQQYPLTPGHEIAGIVTEVGAGVTRHAVGDRVGVGCMVNSCGECANCRAGDEQYCLDGAVMTYGAEDRDGTVTQGGYSTHVVVTEDFVLRIPEGIELDVAAPLLCAGITTFSPLNHWKAGPGKKVAVVGLGGLGHLGVKIAHAMGAEVTVLSQSLRKKEAGLALGADAYYATSDPQTFEELAGTFDLVLNTVSAKIDLDAHLSLLNVNGAMVNVGAPAEPLDVNVFSLLANRRTFAGSMIGGIGETQEMLDFCAEHGVGAEIEVISAEQINEAYERVQNSDVRYRFVIDTATLV; translated from the coding sequence TTGCGCACCGTCAACGCCTACGCCGCCCCGTCCGCCGGCGCACCGCTGGTCCCGACCACTCTCGAGCGCCGGGACCTCGGCGCCCACGACGTCCTCATCGAGATCAAGTACGCCGGGATCTGCCACTCCGACCTGCACACCGTCCAGGGGGACTGGGGCCCCCAGCAGTACCCGCTGACCCCCGGGCACGAGATCGCCGGGATCGTCACCGAGGTCGGCGCCGGCGTCACCCGCCACGCGGTCGGCGACCGGGTCGGGGTCGGGTGCATGGTGAACTCCTGCGGCGAGTGCGCCAACTGCCGGGCCGGCGACGAGCAGTACTGCCTCGACGGCGCCGTGATGACCTACGGCGCCGAGGACCGCGACGGCACCGTCACCCAGGGCGGGTACTCCACCCACGTGGTGGTCACCGAGGACTTCGTGCTGCGCATCCCGGAGGGCATCGAGCTCGACGTCGCCGCGCCCCTGCTGTGCGCCGGCATCACCACCTTCTCCCCGCTGAACCACTGGAAGGCCGGCCCCGGCAAGAAGGTCGCCGTCGTGGGTCTGGGCGGGCTGGGGCACCTGGGCGTGAAGATCGCCCACGCCATGGGCGCGGAGGTCACGGTGCTCTCCCAGTCGCTGCGCAAGAAGGAGGCCGGGCTGGCCCTGGGCGCCGACGCCTACTACGCCACGAGCGACCCGCAGACGTTCGAGGAGCTGGCCGGGACCTTCGACCTGGTCCTCAACACGGTCAGCGCGAAGATCGACCTCGACGCCCACCTGTCGTTGCTGAACGTCAACGGGGCCATGGTCAACGTCGGCGCCCCGGCGGAGCCGCTGGACGTCAACGTGTTCTCGCTGCTGGCCAACCGCCGCACCTTCGCCGGGTCCATGATCGGCGGCATCGGGGAGACCCAGGAGATGCTCGACTTCTGCGCCGAGCACGGGGTGGGCGCCGAGATCGAGGTCATCTCGGCCGAGCAGATCAACGAGGCCTACGAGCGGGTGCAGAACTCGGACGTGCGCTACCGGTTCGTGATCGACACCGCCACGCTGGTCTGA
- a CDS encoding UDP-glucose dehydrogenase family protein produces the protein MRITVLGTGYLGATHAASMAEMGFEVLGLDVDPEKVDALSRGELPFHEPGLGELLRKHVGTGRLRFTTSYEEAGAFGEVHFVGVGTPQRAGSFAADMRYVDAAVGSIAAAATKDCVIAGKSTVPVGSARRLADLAKASAREGVDVSLVWNPEFLREGYAVEDTLAPDRMVLGCQDPAAEAVMRRVYARQLEAGVPLIVTDFETAELVKVAANAFLATKISFINALSELTEAVGGDIRTLADAIGLDERIGRKFLNAGVGFGGGCLPKDIRALRARAAELGVEQSVRFLAEVDDINVRRRGHTVETVTQMLGGTVVGRQVAVLGAAFKPDSDDVRDSPALDIAARLHSIGAEVAVYDPKANANAAKRYPRLDYVDSLEAAVTGAEVVVLLTEWAEFKAMTPEQLDPLVAVPQILDGRNVLDPDRWTAAGFTYRALGRRASAV, from the coding sequence ATGAGGATCACGGTTCTGGGAACGGGCTACCTGGGGGCCACGCACGCCGCGTCGATGGCGGAGATGGGCTTCGAGGTGCTGGGGCTGGACGTGGACCCCGAGAAGGTCGACGCCCTGTCCCGCGGCGAGCTGCCCTTCCACGAGCCGGGCCTGGGCGAGCTGCTGCGCAAGCACGTGGGCACCGGCCGGCTGCGCTTCACCACGAGCTACGAGGAGGCCGGCGCCTTCGGCGAAGTCCACTTCGTCGGGGTCGGCACCCCGCAGCGGGCCGGGAGCTTCGCGGCGGACATGCGCTACGTCGACGCCGCGGTCGGCTCCATCGCCGCGGCCGCCACGAAGGACTGCGTGATCGCCGGCAAGTCCACGGTCCCCGTGGGCTCCGCCCGCCGCCTGGCGGACCTGGCGAAGGCCTCGGCGCGGGAGGGCGTGGACGTGTCCCTGGTGTGGAACCCCGAGTTCCTGCGCGAGGGCTACGCCGTGGAGGACACCCTGGCCCCGGACCGGATGGTGCTGGGCTGTCAGGACCCGGCCGCCGAGGCCGTGATGCGCCGGGTCTACGCCCGGCAGCTGGAGGCCGGCGTCCCGCTGATCGTCACCGACTTCGAGACCGCCGAGCTCGTCAAGGTCGCGGCCAACGCCTTCCTGGCCACCAAGATCTCCTTCATCAACGCCCTGTCCGAGCTCACCGAGGCGGTCGGCGGGGACATCCGCACCCTGGCCGACGCGATCGGCCTCGACGAGCGGATCGGGCGCAAGTTCCTCAACGCCGGCGTGGGCTTCGGCGGCGGCTGCCTGCCGAAGGACATCCGCGCCCTGCGCGCCAGGGCCGCGGAGCTCGGGGTGGAGCAGTCGGTGCGCTTCCTCGCGGAGGTCGACGACATCAACGTCCGCCGCCGCGGCCACACGGTGGAGACGGTCACCCAGATGCTGGGCGGGACCGTGGTGGGCCGGCAGGTCGCCGTGCTCGGGGCGGCCTTCAAGCCGGACTCCGACGACGTGCGCGACTCCCCGGCCCTGGACATCGCCGCCCGGCTGCACTCGATCGGCGCCGAGGTGGCCGTCTACGACCCCAAGGCCAACGCCAACGCCGCCAAGCGCTATCCGCGCCTGGACTACGTGGACTCCCTCGAGGCCGCCGTCACCGGGGCCGAGGTCGTGGTGCTGCTGACCGAGTGGGCCGAGTTCAAGGCGATGACCCCGGAGCAGCTCGACCCGCTGGTGGCCGTCCCGCAGATCCTCGACGGCCGCAACGTGCTCGACCCCGACCGATGGACCGCGGCCGGCTTCACCTACCGGGCCCTGGGCCGCCGGGCGAGCGCCGTCTGA
- the mutM gene encoding bifunctional DNA-formamidopyrimidine glycosylase/DNA-(apurinic or apyrimidinic site) lyase: MPELPEVEVVRRGVERWVVGRRIESVQVLDPRSVRRHEPGPVSFGHELDGAVVADAVRRGKFLWLPLTGADGAPPQEALLVHLGMSGQLLVKDAGLPDEKHLKVRLGLSERPGTPAELRFVDQRIFGGMLLDRLVPTDDGAPGGRSATGVPLVPARAAHIARDPLDPAFDAERLHDRLRRRRTGLKRALLDQALVSGIGNIYADEALWQARLHWARPTDTLRRPETLRLLAAVREVMDRALAAGGTSFDSLYVNVNGESGYFARSLSAYGRASLPCPRCAEEGRSTLIVREQFMNRSSYRCPVCQRTPRNARF; the protein is encoded by the coding sequence GTGCCTGAGCTGCCCGAGGTCGAGGTGGTCCGCCGCGGGGTGGAGCGCTGGGTGGTCGGCCGCCGGATCGAGTCCGTGCAGGTCCTGGACCCCCGCTCGGTGCGCCGCCACGAGCCCGGCCCCGTCTCCTTCGGCCACGAGCTCGACGGCGCGGTCGTGGCCGACGCGGTGCGCCGCGGCAAGTTCCTGTGGCTGCCGCTGACCGGGGCGGACGGCGCCCCGCCGCAGGAGGCGCTGCTGGTGCACCTGGGGATGAGCGGGCAGCTGCTGGTCAAGGACGCCGGGCTGCCCGACGAGAAGCACCTCAAGGTGCGGCTGGGCCTGTCCGAGCGCCCCGGCACCCCGGCGGAGCTGCGCTTCGTGGACCAGCGGATCTTCGGCGGCATGCTCCTCGACCGGCTCGTCCCCACCGACGACGGCGCCCCGGGCGGCCGTTCGGCCACGGGCGTCCCGCTGGTGCCCGCCCGGGCCGCCCACATCGCCCGGGACCCGCTGGACCCCGCCTTCGACGCGGAGCGCCTCCACGACCGGCTGCGCCGGCGCCGGACCGGGCTCAAGCGCGCGCTGCTGGACCAGGCGCTGGTCTCCGGGATCGGCAACATCTACGCGGACGAGGCCCTGTGGCAGGCGCGCCTGCACTGGGCGCGGCCCACCGACACGCTCCGGCGGCCCGAGACGCTGCGCCTTCTCGCGGCCGTCCGCGAGGTCATGGACCGCGCGCTGGCGGCCGGCGGGACGAGCTTCGACTCCCTCTACGTCAACGTCAACGGCGAGTCCGGCTACTTCGCCCGCTCCCTCTCCGCCTACGGCCGGGCCTCCCTGCCCTGCCCGCGCTGCGCGGAGGAGGGGCGTAGCACCCTGATCGTGCGGGAGCAGTTCATGAACCGCTCCTCCTACCGCTGCCCGGTCTGCCAGCGCACGCCCCGCAACGCCCGGTTCTGA
- the coaD gene encoding pantetheine-phosphate adenylyltransferase — protein sequence MHRAICPGSFDPLHNGHVEVVARAAALFDEVVVAVSTNPHKRYRFDADRRLALVAESLADVAGVVVEPMGAGLLAEYAAQRGAVALVKGLRSGEDFEYEVPMATMNRHLTGVETVFLPGDPRFLHLSSTLVKEVQGLGGDVSGFVPAPVLRALQG from the coding sequence ATGCACCGAGCGATCTGCCCCGGCTCCTTCGACCCCCTGCACAACGGCCACGTGGAGGTCGTCGCGCGCGCCGCGGCGCTCTTCGACGAGGTCGTCGTCGCGGTCTCCACCAACCCGCACAAGCGCTACCGCTTCGACGCTGACCGGCGGCTGGCCCTGGTGGCGGAGAGCCTCGCGGACGTCGCCGGCGTCGTCGTCGAGCCCATGGGCGCGGGCCTGCTCGCGGAGTACGCGGCGCAGCGGGGGGCGGTGGCCCTGGTCAAGGGGCTGCGCTCGGGCGAGGACTTCGAGTACGAGGTGCCGATGGCCACGATGAACCGCCACCTCACGGGGGTGGAGACGGTCTTCCTGCCCGGCGACCCCCGGTTCCTGCACCTGTCCTCGACCCTCGTGAAGGAGGTCCAGGGCCTCGGCGGCGACGTCTCCGGGTTCGTGCCGGCGCCCGTGCTGCGGGCCCTGCAGGGCTGA
- a CDS encoding NAD-dependent epimerase/dehydratase family protein gives MNGKHRQDGTHDDKVPAYDASVTEGAPPAGTGSHEVERGRQELSGDGRTVLVTGASGMLGEHVARLLAARHWTVRLLQRRHAPLADQPNVEEVLGSVTDPDAVARAMEGVDDVVHLAAKVSFAGDWDEFVLTNVTGTRVVLETARRAGVDNVVFVSSPSVAHTGDSIVGEPARAADPVHARGNYARSKAAAELLALEADGRGMRVTAVRPHIVWGPGDTQLVERIVDRAAKGRLPLLDHGAALIDTTYVDNAAEAVVRALERIEWAHGRALVVTNGQPRTVGELVAGFCRAAGVEPPTRRIPGVLARLAGTVIEKVWAVRPGTDEPPMTAFLAEQMSTAHWFEQQSTREVLDWTPSVTVEEGMARLAEYYRTHPLGAHDAPMPATGSTAAR, from the coding sequence GTGAACGGCAAGCACCGCCAGGACGGCACGCACGACGACAAGGTCCCCGCCTACGACGCCTCCGTGACGGAGGGCGCCCCGCCGGCCGGCACCGGCAGCCACGAGGTGGAGCGCGGGCGGCAGGAGCTGTCCGGCGACGGGCGGACGGTGCTCGTCACCGGCGCCTCCGGGATGCTCGGGGAGCACGTGGCGCGGCTGCTCGCCGCCCGCCACTGGACGGTCCGGCTGCTCCAGCGCCGGCACGCGCCGCTGGCCGACCAGCCGAACGTCGAGGAGGTCCTGGGCTCGGTCACGGACCCGGACGCCGTGGCGCGGGCCATGGAGGGCGTCGACGACGTCGTGCACCTCGCCGCCAAGGTCTCCTTCGCCGGGGACTGGGACGAGTTCGTGCTGACCAACGTCACCGGCACCCGCGTGGTCCTGGAGACCGCGCGGCGGGCCGGCGTGGACAACGTGGTGTTCGTCTCCTCGCCGTCGGTCGCCCACACGGGCGACTCCATCGTGGGCGAGCCCGCCCGGGCGGCCGACCCCGTGCACGCCCGCGGCAACTACGCCCGGTCCAAGGCCGCGGCCGAGCTGCTCGCGCTCGAGGCCGACGGCCGTGGGATGCGCGTCACGGCCGTGCGCCCGCACATCGTGTGGGGCCCCGGGGACACCCAGCTCGTCGAGCGGATCGTCGACCGCGCCGCGAAGGGGCGGCTGCCGCTGCTGGACCACGGGGCGGCCCTGATCGACACCACCTACGTGGACAACGCGGCCGAGGCGGTCGTGCGGGCGCTGGAGCGGATCGAGTGGGCGCACGGGCGGGCGCTGGTGGTCACGAACGGCCAGCCCCGCACCGTGGGCGAGCTCGTGGCGGGTTTCTGCCGGGCGGCCGGCGTGGAGCCGCCCACGCGCAGGATCCCCGGCGTCCTGGCCCGCCTCGCGGGCACGGTCATCGAGAAGGTGTGGGCGGTCCGCCCGGGGACGGACGAGCCGCCGATGACGGCCTTCCTGGCCGAGCAGATGTCCACGGCCCACTGGTTCGAGCAGCAGAGCACCCGCGAGGTGCTCGACTGGACGCCGTCCGTGACGGTCGAGGAGGGCATGGCGCGGCTGGCCGAGTACTACCGGACCCACCCCCTGGGCGCCCACGACGCCCCGATGCCCGCCACCGGGTCCACCGCCGCCCGCTGA
- the rpmF gene encoding 50S ribosomal protein L32, whose translation MAVPKRKMSRANTRARRSQWKATAPKLVKTVENGKVTYSLPHQAKVVTDSAGTALFLEYKGRKVADA comes from the coding sequence GTGGCTGTTCCGAAGCGGAAAATGTCCCGTGCCAACACCCGTGCACGCCGTTCGCAGTGGAAGGCGACCGCGCCCAAGCTGGTCAAGACCGTCGAGAACGGCAAGGTCACCTACAGCCTGCCGCACCAGGCGAAGGTCGTGACCGACTCCGCCGGCACCGCGCTGTTCCTGGAGTACAAGGGCCGCAAGGTGGCCGACGCCTGA